A DNA window from Euzebyales bacterium contains the following coding sequences:
- a CDS encoding DUF4012 domain-containing protein, producing the protein LSSFLGVNGRKRYLFGAQNPAELRGTGGFVGAYAVATFNRGRFNLSPFRPVQDLTSLPYNEVPAPNTDYAARYSRWGGAGFWQAINATPDFPSAATAMVRLYERTEDEKVDGVMLVDPFVLQALLRLVGDVQIPELGRVGPDEVVPAISVEARSEFATGEERKETLGQIAGAALRRLLRGGGWQPPDLLDTFGPVMRDRHVLLYSTDPETERTLRDLGFAGALPDPDHDTMAVIVNNAAVNKVDFYMDRSVDYRVRLRPDGSATARLRVTFANGAPPLPADSTLGLGEGDNFSLVSVFCGRCAPTRADPRFVNANLRKGMVVEQELDHTVASTLLTIPRGEKRTIELRWRLEDAWEPDGDGCYRLEYAAQPTIRPTRLSVAVTPPDGYVSDESRTDGQRGRLHAGRVAGLTALATCYAPTSDA; encoded by the coding sequence GTCGCGACGTTCAACCGCGGACGCTTCAACCTCAGCCCGTTCCGACCTGTGCAGGACCTGACGAGCCTGCCGTACAACGAGGTGCCCGCGCCCAACACCGACTACGCTGCGCGCTACAGCCGCTGGGGCGGCGCGGGCTTCTGGCAGGCGATCAATGCGACGCCCGACTTCCCGTCCGCGGCGACGGCGATGGTGCGCCTGTACGAGCGCACTGAGGACGAGAAGGTCGACGGCGTCATGCTCGTCGATCCGTTCGTCCTCCAGGCGCTGCTGCGCCTGGTCGGTGACGTGCAGATCCCCGAGCTCGGGCGCGTCGGCCCGGACGAGGTCGTGCCGGCGATCAGCGTCGAGGCGCGCAGCGAGTTCGCCACGGGCGAGGAGCGCAAGGAGACCCTCGGCCAGATCGCCGGGGCAGCGCTGCGCCGGCTCCTGCGCGGCGGCGGGTGGCAGCCACCGGACCTGCTCGACACCTTCGGGCCGGTGATGCGGGACCGACATGTGCTGCTGTACAGCACCGACCCCGAGACCGAGCGGACGCTGCGTGACCTCGGGTTCGCGGGCGCGCTGCCGGATCCCGATCACGACACCATGGCGGTCATCGTCAACAACGCGGCGGTCAACAAGGTCGACTTCTACATGGATCGGTCGGTCGACTACCGGGTTCGGCTACGGCCGGACGGCTCGGCGACCGCGCGGCTTCGCGTCACCTTCGCCAACGGCGCCCCGCCGCTGCCCGCCGACAGCACGCTCGGACTCGGAGAGGGCGACAACTTCAGCCTCGTCAGCGTGTTCTGCGGGCGCTGCGCGCCGACGCGCGCCGACCCGCGCTTCGTCAACGCCAACCTGCGCAAGGGCATGGTCGTCGAGCAGGAGCTCGACCACACGGTCGCGTCGACGCTGCTCACGATTCCGCGGGGCGAGAAGCGCACAATCGAGCTGCGGTGGCGGCTCGAGGACGCGTGGGAGCCCGATGGCGACGGGTGCTACCGCCTGGAGTACGCGGCCCAGCCAACCATCCGCCCGACCCGACTGTCCGTCGCGGTGACGCCACCGGACGGCTACGTCTCCGACGAGAGTCGTACGGATGGCCAACGCGGTCGCCTCCACGCGGGCCGGGTGGCTGGTTTGACCGCGCTGGCAACTTGCTATGCTCCAACGAGCGATGCATAA